A portion of the Paenibacillus hamazuiensis genome contains these proteins:
- a CDS encoding dTDP-glucose 4,6-dehydratase, with amino-acid sequence MNVLVTGGAGFIGRWVVKRLLNDGHQVWVLDDLSNGRKDNLDEFAAEAGLKKVVIGDIKDRGLLAQLFSEGRFEICYHLGASINVQDSIDDPETTFNNDTVGTFYVLEECRKHNVKMVFMSTCMVYDRCMDDKGITESHPIKPASPYAGAKIAAENMVLSYYYAYGMPTVVIRPFNTYGPFQKTGGEGGVVAIFIRNALSGKDLNIYGEGTQTRDLLYVEDCARFVVTAGYSDKINGEIVNAGLGRDITINDLAKLIAQDENKIKHVPHIHPQSEIPKLLCNYEKAKRLLNWEPQVSLEEGIRRTTEWIRTSHLM; translated from the coding sequence ATGAACGTACTTGTCACGGGCGGAGCGGGCTTTATCGGCCGCTGGGTCGTCAAGCGGCTGTTGAATGACGGACATCAGGTTTGGGTGCTGGACGATTTGTCGAACGGCCGCAAAGATAACCTGGATGAATTTGCAGCGGAAGCGGGTCTGAAGAAAGTCGTCATCGGGGACATCAAGGACAGAGGATTGCTTGCCCAACTTTTCTCCGAAGGCCGTTTTGAAATATGCTATCATCTTGGAGCTTCAATTAATGTGCAGGACTCCATTGATGATCCGGAGACGACGTTTAATAACGACACGGTCGGAACGTTTTACGTTTTGGAAGAATGCCGAAAGCACAATGTCAAAATGGTTTTTATGAGCACCTGCATGGTGTATGATCGCTGTATGGACGATAAAGGAATCACCGAATCGCATCCGATCAAACCGGCTTCTCCTTACGCAGGGGCGAAGATTGCCGCCGAGAATATGGTGCTGTCCTATTACTACGCTTACGGAATGCCGACGGTGGTCATCCGCCCTTTCAATACGTATGGCCCGTTTCAAAAAACCGGCGGGGAAGGCGGCGTAGTGGCCATCTTTATCCGGAATGCGCTGTCCGGCAAAGACCTTAATATTTACGGCGAAGGCACGCAAACCCGCGACCTCCTTTACGTGGAAGACTGCGCGAGGTTTGTGGTGACAGCCGGCTATTCCGACAAGATCAACGGGGAAATTGTGAACGCAGGACTGGGACGAGACATAACGATCAATGATTTGGCCAAGCTGATCGCTCAGGACGAGAACAAAATCAAACACGTTCCCCATATTCATCCGCAGAGCGAAATCCCCAAGCTGCTGTGCAACTATGAGAAAGCAAAGAGACTGCTCAATTGGGAACCGCAAGTTTCGCTCGAGGAAGGAATTCGCAGAACGACCGAGTGGATTCGCACCAGCCACCTGATGTAA
- the fliS gene encoding flagellar export chaperone FliS, whose product MKPAQNKYLQTAVQTATPAQLLIMLYDGAIRFCRLSIEAIKQKKYEEANYNLGKAQAILRELAITLDPSVSMSEDLVKLYDYYIFRLIEANTKKIAEPVEEVMGYLVDLKEAWVQAAKMVTSGAATGAQHG is encoded by the coding sequence ATGAAACCGGCTCAAAATAAGTACTTGCAAACAGCGGTACAAACTGCGACTCCTGCTCAGCTGCTGATTATGCTGTACGACGGCGCCATTCGCTTTTGCCGTTTGAGTATAGAAGCTATCAAACAAAAAAAGTACGAAGAAGCCAACTATAATCTGGGCAAGGCTCAAGCTATACTTAGAGAATTGGCCATTACGCTGGATCCATCTGTGTCGATGTCGGAAGATCTGGTCAAACTTTACGATTACTATATTTTTCGTTTGATTGAGGCAAATACGAAAAAAATTGCTGAGCCTGTGGAAGAAGTGATGGGTTACTTGGTCGATTTAAAAGAAGCCTGGGTCCAAGCAGCCAAAATGGTAACAAGCGGTGCCGCCACGGGGGCGCAGCATGGATGA
- a CDS encoding flagellin, whose amino-acid sequence MCIYRLSNPGKNNLLNQTSLAMLSQANQFPQSVLQLLQ is encoded by the coding sequence TTGTGCATCTACCGACTGTCGAACCCGGGCAAGAATAATCTATTGAATCAAACATCGCTTGCCATGTTATCACAGGCAAACCAATTCCCGCAAAGCGTGTTGCAGCTCCTTCAGTAA
- the pseC gene encoding UDP-4-amino-4,6-dideoxy-N-acetyl-beta-L-altrosamine transaminase — MEKLAIHGGSPVRSTMLSYGQQWIDESDIDAVVQVLRGPFITQGPHIAQFEKEVAEYVGARYAVAFSSGTAALHGACHAAGIGPGDEAITSPITFVASSNCVLYCGGTPVFADIDPQTYNIDPAQIEKKITSRTKAIIPVDFAGQPADMERIMDIARRHDLTVIQDAAHSLGAEYNARKVGTLADMTMFSFHPVKHVTTGEGGVITTDREDLYQKLQLFRSHGITRDPGMLLKDEGPWYYEMHELGYHYRLTDMQAALGISQMKKLDEFVRRRRLIAAAYNESFQGMSGIRTPYQASYANSSWHLYMLRFQQDAFRVGRREIFEALRAENIGAHVHYIPVYRQPYYQRLGYDRTEYPEAEAFYEEAITIPLFSKMSDNDVKDVLHAVQKVHAHYRN; from the coding sequence ATGGAAAAGCTCGCAATACACGGGGGATCGCCCGTCCGTTCCACGATGCTGTCGTATGGCCAGCAATGGATCGATGAAAGCGATATTGATGCAGTCGTTCAGGTGCTGCGCGGCCCATTTATTACGCAGGGCCCCCATATTGCCCAATTTGAAAAAGAGGTGGCCGAATACGTCGGAGCCCGATATGCAGTCGCATTTTCCAGCGGCACCGCGGCGCTGCACGGTGCGTGTCACGCAGCCGGAATCGGACCGGGAGACGAGGCGATTACGTCGCCGATCACGTTTGTCGCCAGCAGCAACTGCGTCTTATACTGCGGCGGAACTCCCGTATTTGCCGATATCGATCCGCAAACCTACAACATTGATCCTGCTCAAATTGAAAAAAAGATTACCTCCCGCACCAAGGCGATCATACCGGTCGATTTCGCCGGCCAACCGGCCGATATGGAGCGGATCATGGACATCGCGCGCCGGCACGACCTGACCGTGATTCAAGATGCGGCGCATTCGCTTGGAGCGGAATACAATGCGCGCAAGGTCGGGACTCTGGCCGACATGACGATGTTCAGTTTTCATCCCGTCAAGCATGTGACAACCGGGGAAGGCGGCGTTATTACTACGGACCGTGAAGATCTATATCAGAAGCTTCAGCTGTTCCGCAGTCATGGAATCACCCGGGATCCAGGGATGCTCTTGAAGGACGAAGGCCCGTGGTACTACGAGATGCACGAACTGGGGTATCATTACCGGTTAACCGACATGCAGGCTGCACTCGGTATTTCACAAATGAAGAAGCTGGATGAGTTCGTGCGCAGACGCCGTCTCATTGCGGCTGCTTATAACGAGTCGTTCCAGGGAATGTCCGGCATCCGCACACCATATCAAGCTTCCTACGCGAATTCGAGCTGGCACTTGTACATGTTACGGTTTCAGCAAGACGCCTTCCGGGTCGGACGCAGGGAGATATTCGAGGCATTGCGCGCTGAAAACATCGGCGCTCACGTACATTATATCCCTGTGTATCGCCAGCCTTATTATCAGCGCTTGGGGTATGACAGAACAGAATATCCTGAGGCCGAAGCTTTTTATGAGGAAGCGATCACCATCCCGTTGTTTTCCAAGATGTCGGATAACGATGTAAAAGATGTTTTACATGCGGTCCAAAAAGTGCATGCTCACTATCGCAATTGA
- the fliD gene encoding flagellar filament capping protein FliD, translating into MVMRVGGLASGIDVDSIVSQYIKAQSAPLNKMKQTEQTLQWQKDDYRSINSKLYDFRNNKLSNYRLEGTFGAKTVDISGTNPSAISAATTGSALAGTMTIKVNRVATAASNGSTADIRTSTSFDPTAALSTQTSKINYNTADTTFYINGTKITFDPTKESLNDVIKKINSQTDVNASYDSTSGRVSFISKNTGLVNNPTDAASNGGANITFSGNFLTNTLNVKTGVAAAGNEHAAVTAAVEVNGLTQSTYNSNTITVNGVTITLKDTGTATLTVKTDTDKIVEAVKSFIADYNDTLKTLNDKLTEQRYKDFPPLTDEQKKDMKDSDIELWESKAKSGLLRNDSILSQTVNDMRMGVYSQVETGSDKYKTLASIGITTGDYSERGKLYLSDEQKLRNAIEADPEAIKALFTATGNGDSDTSDVGIAKRLYDGMQTAITSLTEKAGTAGTTGYYFDGSIIGKKLYSLATQIDAENDRINTLEDNYYRKFTAMEKAINGLNSQSSYLSQFLR; encoded by the coding sequence ATGGTAATGCGTGTCGGTGGGCTGGCTTCGGGTATTGATGTAGACAGCATAGTAAGTCAATACATTAAAGCTCAAAGCGCCCCGCTAAATAAAATGAAACAAACGGAGCAAACTTTGCAGTGGCAGAAGGACGACTATCGTTCTATCAATAGCAAGCTTTATGATTTCCGTAATAATAAGCTCAGCAACTACCGTCTCGAGGGCACTTTCGGCGCCAAGACGGTTGATATTTCCGGAACCAATCCGAGCGCCATTTCAGCTGCGACGACCGGCAGTGCCTTGGCGGGGACGATGACCATCAAAGTAAACCGTGTCGCTACAGCCGCGTCCAATGGCAGTACGGCCGATATCCGAACGTCCACAAGCTTCGATCCTACAGCGGCTCTTTCGACTCAAACCTCGAAAATCAATTACAACACGGCCGATACCACCTTTTACATTAACGGGACAAAAATTACGTTCGATCCGACCAAGGAATCGCTCAATGACGTTATTAAAAAGATCAACTCCCAAACGGATGTCAATGCTTCCTACGACTCCACATCGGGCAGAGTATCTTTTATTTCCAAAAATACCGGTCTGGTCAATAATCCGACGGATGCGGCTTCCAATGGCGGCGCCAATATTACGTTCTCGGGAAATTTTTTGACCAATACGTTAAATGTGAAGACTGGAGTCGCTGCTGCCGGTAACGAGCATGCGGCGGTCACAGCAGCGGTTGAAGTTAACGGATTGACTCAGAGTACATATAACAGCAACACCATTACGGTCAACGGCGTCACCATCACGTTAAAAGATACGGGAACGGCGACTCTGACCGTTAAGACCGACACGGACAAAATTGTCGAAGCGGTCAAATCCTTTATTGCGGATTACAACGACACGCTCAAGACGCTTAACGATAAATTAACGGAACAACGATATAAAGATTTTCCCCCGTTAACCGACGAACAGAAAAAAGATATGAAAGACAGCGATATCGAACTGTGGGAAAGCAAAGCCAAGAGCGGCTTGCTCAGAAACGATTCAATCCTGTCCCAAACGGTAAACGACATGCGAATGGGCGTATATTCGCAGGTCGAGACCGGGAGCGACAAGTACAAGACTCTTGCTTCCATCGGTATTACTACCGGAGATTACAGCGAGAGGGGAAAGCTTTATCTATCCGACGAACAAAAGCTGCGGAATGCGATCGAAGCTGATCCGGAAGCGATCAAGGCCTTGTTTACGGCAACCGGGAACGGGGATTCCGACACTTCGGATGTAGGCATCGCCAAACGGCTGTATGACGGTATGCAAACGGCGATTACGAGCCTGACCGAAAAAGCGGGAACTGCCGGCACGACGGGTTACTATTTCGATGGAAGCATCATCGGTAAGAAGCTCTATTCGCTTGCCACTCAAATCGATGCCGAGAATGACCGCATCAATACGCTGGAGGATAACTATTACAGAAAGTTCACGGCAATGGAAAAAGCGATTAACGGTTTGAATTCCCAATCATCCTATTTGTCGCAATTCTTAAGGTAG
- a CDS encoding flagellar protein FlaG: MNSGFSINSFPQSGTERLPVEGPGKPKAETDTSFESNASASITPSFQELKSAEENGEHMSISEEQLVKAIERAVKAAQGHSLRLDISIHKQTEEVMVKVIDKDSGKVIREVPPEKKLDLLAKLWEMAGILVDERR; the protein is encoded by the coding sequence GTGAATTCGGGTTTTTCCATTAATAGTTTCCCCCAGAGCGGGACGGAAAGATTGCCGGTCGAGGGCCCAGGCAAGCCAAAAGCGGAAACAGATACTTCTTTCGAATCAAATGCCAGCGCTAGCATTACGCCGTCATTCCAAGAGTTAAAATCGGCTGAAGAGAACGGCGAGCATATGTCCATCAGCGAGGAGCAACTAGTCAAGGCGATCGAACGGGCGGTAAAAGCGGCGCAGGGACATTCGCTCAGATTGGATATCTCCATTCATAAGCAAACGGAAGAAGTTATGGTTAAAGTTATCGATAAGGATAGCGGCAAAGTGATCAGAGAAGTACCGCCGGAAAAGAAGCTTGATCTTCTTGCAAAACTGTGGGAGATGGCCGGCATTTTGGTAGACGAACGCAGGTAA